In one Antennarius striatus isolate MH-2024 chromosome 15, ASM4005453v1, whole genome shotgun sequence genomic region, the following are encoded:
- the ppp1r3b gene encoding protein phosphatase 1 regulatory subunit 3B has protein sequence MPIDMALPLYLSKEGFVYRTSPKICKPALRFQHSCCVDPTEDGRPSRKTKKQVTFADHRGMSLTRVKVFSEFSDPIDIPLNIQELFSSALTLTTEEDKLVLDFTQPSSDYLRFRQTLETNLVCLEHCVLKEKAIAGTVKVKNVTYEKSVKLRVTFDSWKSHTEVNCLYVKDTYPSSYNDTFSFQVSLPDELRPHESIEFAVCYEVAGREYWDSNQGENYKVIWSSMKKNHQGPYTHHTGSGNLGIHFDRYGSPTCSHGLFPDWPSYAGYENSGPYY, from the coding sequence ATGCCGATTGACATGGCTTTACCTCTGTACTTGTCCAAAGAGGGCTTTGTCTACAGGACGTCTCCTAAAATATGCAAGCCAGCGCTGAGGTTTCAACATTCGTGCTGTGTTGATCCGACAGAGGATGGACGACCCTCCAGGAAAACCAAGAAGCAGGTGACGTTTGCCGACCACAGAGGAATGTCTTTGACCAGAGTGAAGGTCTTCTCTGAGTTCAGCGACCCCATTGACATCCCTCTGAACATCCAGGAGCTGTTCAGCTCCGCTCTGACTCTCACCACTGAGGAAGACAAACTGGTGCTGGACTTCACCCAGCCATCCTCAGACTACCTGCGCTTCCGTCAGACCCTAGAGACCAACCTGGTCTGCCTGGAGCATTGCGTCCTGAAGGAGAAAGCAATAGCAGGAACTGTTAAAGTCAAAAACGTGACCTATGAGAAGTCCGTGAAGCTGCGCGTGACATTTGACAGCTGGAAGAGCCACACAGAAGTGAACTGTCTGTATGTGAAGGACACCTATCCCAGCTCGTATAATGATACATTCTCCTTCCAAGTGTCTCTGCCTGATGAGCTGCGACCCCACGAGTCCATTGAGTTTGCAGTCTGCTATGAGGTGGCTGGACGCGAGTACTGGGACAGCAACCAAGGTGAAAACTACAAAGTCATCTGGTCGTCCATGAAGAAGAACCATCAGGGCCCCTACACCCACCACACAGGGTCCGGTAACTTAGGAATTCATTTTGACCGATACGGCAGCCCCACCTGTTCACATGGACTCTTCCCCGATTGGCCGAGTTATGCAGGATATGAGAACAGCGGGCCGTACTATTGA
- the mfhas1 gene encoding malignant fibrous histiocytoma-amplified sequence 1 homolog isoform X1 has translation MKTLNENKEEEEGCNAMDDKENNLKTARLWRDAALRSRKLRSNLRQLTLCSKDNQIILPEDTAEIEVLNLGNNSLQELPDGLGSSFNSLRILVLRRNKFTAVPRVLFELGHLVELDMSHNLLRSFPEGVGQLKALKKLCISHNKIQNLPSQIGALQFLEELDISFNDLHDLPRSFSSLTKLRTLDADHNKLNRFPPEILALSEMEELDCSGNKFETLPADIRKLQLVKILWLSSLHMPVLPDMFCHLHNLESLMLDGNNLTSLPPTFSHLQRLKMINLSSNDFENFPQVILSITGLEELYMSRNKLTHIPEEIGQLVALVNLWLDNNGITYLPDSIVDLEKLEELVLQGNQIAILPENFGNLSKVNIWKVKDNPLIQPPYEVCMKGIPYIAAYQKELAQSQLAVKPRLKLVLMGKKSAGKTRLRQSVVRTQQDVQGVQGSNGIEVTNWVADADRSLTFLVYDLSGKQNYDLIKPFFLSAGALYVLVVNLKAYSPKNFYAHVGYFLHLLGAKVPHAVVCVVGTHADLCDEVELEEKSLDIHRQIGLQEKNDIQSLRSLALQVDQALEQGFSVRSFSPHLLFYGVSDRNLRRKKSLLQYMLNHRLQILSPVMSVSSTETQKNIKRLREKLMSVADHREIFPNLHRVLPKSWQMLEELHLKPTDLWLSWWDSARLGLQAGLTEDRLQSALSYLHESGKLLYFEDSLTLKEYVFHNLPRFIAIVNVFFQRDETALLERLLSEGEWGDKGSLVIEDEKDDNLRVTHLQHHVEGFLQQGLLPSNVIRLLLRPLIQTQQDLHLIMELLEKMGVCYCINKPRSKPLNGATAWYKFPSYANSHEAQMEASVGRTSLPPCPFFSLEQLYIQYRFPLLFPPGLFARFSVQINSHVVQRSDDRQRIFAYRGKVPVVISHQSSKGKLQPETLSIASHASLPNIWTAWQAITPLVEELNVLLQEWPGLHYSVHILCSKCLKRGSSNPHAFPGELLSQPRPEGLTEIICPRNGSERVNVALVYPPTPTAISPSPQ, from the coding sequence ATGAAGACTCTCAATGagaacaaggaggaggaggagggctgcAACGCCATGGATGACAAGGAGAACAATCTGAAGACGGCCAGATTGTGGAGGGATGCCGCCCTCCGCTCCAGGAAGCTGCGGAGCAACCTGCGTCAACTCACCCTCTGCTCCAAAGACAACCAGATCATCCTGCCAGAGGATACAGCCGAGATAGAGGTGCTCAATTTAGGCAACAACTCTCTCCAGGAGCTGCCAGACGGGCTGGGGTCCTCCTTCAACAGTCTGCGAATCCTGGTCCTCCGCAGGAACAAATTCACAGCTGTTCCCCGTGTTCTCTTTGAGCTGGGACATCTGGTGGAGCTCGACATGAGCCACAACCTCTTGAGAAGCTTCCCAGAAGGTGTGGGTCAGCTGAAGGCTCTGAAGAAACTGTGCATCAGTCACAACAAAATCCAGAATCTGCCCTCTCAGATTGGAGCGCTCCAGTTTTTGGAGGAGCTCGACATCAGCTTCAATGACCTGCACGACTTGCCCAGGTCGTTCTCCAGCCTCACCAAGCTGCGAACTCTGGATGCAGATCACAACAAGTTGAACCGGTTCCCCCCTGAAATCCTGGCTCTCAGCGAAATGGAGGAACTAGACTGCTCAGGGAACAAGTTCGAAACGCTGCCAGCAGACATCAGGAAGCTGCAGTTGGTCAAAATCCTGTGGCTCAGCAGTCTTCACATGCCCGTGTTACCTGACATGTTCTGCCACCTGCACAACCTGGAGAGCCTGATGCTGGATGGGAACAACCTCACTTCACTGCCCCCCACCTTCAGTCACCTACAAAGACTCAAAATGATTAACTTGTCATCGAATGACTTTGAGAACTTCCCCCAGGTTATTTTAAGCATCACAGGGTTAGAGGAACTTTATATGAGCAGGAATAAATTGACTCATATTCCCGAGGAGATCGGGCAGCTGGTGGCACTGGTCAACCTTTGGTTGGACAATAATGGCATCACATATCTACCAGATTCTATCGTAGACTTGGAGAAGTTGGAGGAACTTGTTCTACAGGGTAACCAAATAGCCATACTTCCAGAAAATTTTGGAAATCTGTCCAAAGTGAACATTTGGAAGGTGAAGGACAACCCGCTCATCCAGCCTCCGTATGAAGTGTGTATGAAGGGTATCCCTTACATCGCAGCCTATCAGAAGGAGCTGGCGCAGTCGCAGCTTGCCGTGAAGCCTCGGCTCAAGCTGGTTCTGATGGGGAAGAAGAGCGCAGGGAAAACCCGACTCAGGCAGAGCGTGGTGAGGACGCAGCAGGACGTCCAAGGAGTCCAGGGCAGCAACGGAATCGAAGTGACGAACTGGGTGGCGGACGCTGATCGTAGTCTTACGTTTCTAGTGTATGATCTGTCAGGGAAGCAAAACTATGACCTCATCAAACCCTTCTTCCTCTCAGCCGGTGCTCTCTACGTCCTCGTTGTGAATCTTAAAGCTTATTCACCTAAGAACTTCTACGCCCACGTTGGGTATTTCCTGCACCTCCTCGGTGCCAAAGTTCCccatgctgttgtgtgtgtagTGGGGACGCATGCGGACCTGTGTGAcgaggtggagctggaggagaagagccTCGACATCCACCGACAGATTGGTCTGCAGGAGAAGAACGACATCCAGAGTCTCAGGAGTCTAGCTCTGCAGGTGGATCAGGCGCTAGAGCAGGGCTTCAGCGTTCGCTCCTTCAGCCCTCACCTCCTTTTCTATGGCGTCTCCGACAGGAACCTGAGACGGAAGAAATCCCTGCTGCAGTACATGCTGAACCACCGTCTGCAGATCTTGTCGCCGGTGATGAGTGTCAGCTCCACGGAGACCCAGAAGAACATTAAGAGGCTACGGGAGAAGCTCATGTCGGTGGCGGACCACAGGGAGATCTTCCCCAACCTCCATCGTGTGCTGCCAAAGTCCTGGCAGATGTTGGAGGAGTTACACTTGAAGCCCACAGACCTGTGGCTGTCGTGGTGGGACTCGGCCCGTCTGGGCCTCCAGGCGGGGCTGACGGAAGACAGACTCCAAAGCGCTTTGTCCTACCTGCACGAGAGTGGGAAGCTGCTCTACTTTGAGGATAGCCTCACCCTGAAGGAGTACGTCTTTCACAACCTGCCTCGATTCATTGCGATTGTCAACGTCTTTTTCCAGCGGGACGAAACTGCGCTGTTGGAGCGGCTCCTCTCCGAGGGAGAGTGGGGGGATAAGGGGAGTCTGGTCATCGAGGATGAGAAGGATGACAACCTCAGGGTGACTCATTTGCAGCACCATGTGGAAGGCTTTCTCCAGCAGGGACTTCTTCCCTCTAACGTGATCCGCCTGCTGCTCAGACCGCTCATCCAGACCCAGCAGGACCTCCATCTCATCATGGAGCTCCTCGAGAAGATGGGGGTCTGCTACTGCATCAACAAACCCCGCAGCAAGCCTCTGAACGGAGCCACAGCCTGGTACAAATTCCCCAGCTACGCCAACAGTCACGAGGCCCAGATGGAGGCATCGGTCGGGAGGACTTCCTTGCCTCCATGTCCCTTCTTCTCCTTGGAGCAGCTATACATCCAGTACCGCTTCCCCCTCCTGTTTCCCCCGGGACTCTTCGCTCGCTTCAGCGTGCAGATAAACAGCCACGTGGTTCAGAGATCGGACGACAGACAGCGCATCTTCGCTTATCGAGGGAAAGTTCCGGTGGTGATCAGCCACCAGTCCTCCAAAGGGAAGCTGCAGCCGGAGACACTTTCCATCGCCAGCCACGCTTCACTGCCCAACATCTGGACGGCGTGGCAGGCCATCACGCcgctggtggaggagctgaatGTGTTGCTGCAGGAGTGGCCCGGCCTGCACTACTCCGTACATATCCTGTGTTCCAAGTGCCTGAAGCGAGGTTCATCCAACCCACATGCCTTTCCAG
- the mfhas1 gene encoding malignant fibrous histiocytoma-amplified sequence 1 homolog isoform X2: protein MKTLNENKEEEEGCNAMDDKENNLKTARLWRDAALRSRKLRSNLRQLTLCSKDNQIILPEDTAEIEVLNLGNNSLQELPDGLGSSFNSLRILVLRRNKFTAVPRVLFELGHLVELDMSHNLLRSFPEGVGQLKALKKLCISHNKIQNLPSQIGALQFLEELDISFNDLHDLPRSFSSLTKLRTLDADHNKLNRFPPEILALSEMEELDCSGNKFETLPADIRKLQLVKILWLSSLHMPVLPDMFCHLHNLESLMLDGNNLTSLPPTFSHLQRLKMINLSSNDFENFPQVILSITGLEELYMSRNKLTHIPEEIGQLVALVNLWLDNNGITYLPDSIVDLEKLEELVLQGNQIAILPENFGNLSKVNIWKVKDNPLIQPPYEVCMKGIPYIAAYQKELAQSQLAVKPRLKLVLMGKKSAGKTRLRQSVVRTQQDVQGVQGSNGIEVTNWVADADRSLTFLVYDLSGKQNYDLIKPFFLSAGALYVLVVNLKAYSPKNFYAHVGYFLHLLGAKVPHAVVCVVGTHADLCDEVELEEKSLDIHRQIGLQEKNDIQSLRSLALQVDQALEQGFSVRSFSPHLLFYGVSDRNLRRKKSLLQYMLNHRLQILSPVMSVSSTETQKNIKRLREKLMSVADHREIFPNLHRVLPKSWQMLEELHLKPTDLWLSWWDSARLGLQAGLTEDRLQSALSYLHESGKLLYFEDSLTLKEYVFHNLPRFIAIVNVFFQRDETALLERLLSEGEWGDKGSLVIEDEKDDNLRVTHLQHHVEGFLQQGLLPSNVIRLLLRPLIQTQQDLHLIMELLEKMGVCYCINKPRSKPLNGATAWYKFPSYANSHEAQMEASVGRTSLPPCPFFSLEQLYIQYRFPLLFPPGLFARFSVQINSHVVQRSDDRQRIFAYRGKVPVVISHQSSKGKLQPETLSIASHASLPNIWTAWQAITPLVEELNVLLQEWPGLHYSVHILCSKCLKRGSSNPHAFPEQERSSAPQTTETAVGWLELEGSHMERSCCKTL from the coding sequence ATGAAGACTCTCAATGagaacaaggaggaggaggagggctgcAACGCCATGGATGACAAGGAGAACAATCTGAAGACGGCCAGATTGTGGAGGGATGCCGCCCTCCGCTCCAGGAAGCTGCGGAGCAACCTGCGTCAACTCACCCTCTGCTCCAAAGACAACCAGATCATCCTGCCAGAGGATACAGCCGAGATAGAGGTGCTCAATTTAGGCAACAACTCTCTCCAGGAGCTGCCAGACGGGCTGGGGTCCTCCTTCAACAGTCTGCGAATCCTGGTCCTCCGCAGGAACAAATTCACAGCTGTTCCCCGTGTTCTCTTTGAGCTGGGACATCTGGTGGAGCTCGACATGAGCCACAACCTCTTGAGAAGCTTCCCAGAAGGTGTGGGTCAGCTGAAGGCTCTGAAGAAACTGTGCATCAGTCACAACAAAATCCAGAATCTGCCCTCTCAGATTGGAGCGCTCCAGTTTTTGGAGGAGCTCGACATCAGCTTCAATGACCTGCACGACTTGCCCAGGTCGTTCTCCAGCCTCACCAAGCTGCGAACTCTGGATGCAGATCACAACAAGTTGAACCGGTTCCCCCCTGAAATCCTGGCTCTCAGCGAAATGGAGGAACTAGACTGCTCAGGGAACAAGTTCGAAACGCTGCCAGCAGACATCAGGAAGCTGCAGTTGGTCAAAATCCTGTGGCTCAGCAGTCTTCACATGCCCGTGTTACCTGACATGTTCTGCCACCTGCACAACCTGGAGAGCCTGATGCTGGATGGGAACAACCTCACTTCACTGCCCCCCACCTTCAGTCACCTACAAAGACTCAAAATGATTAACTTGTCATCGAATGACTTTGAGAACTTCCCCCAGGTTATTTTAAGCATCACAGGGTTAGAGGAACTTTATATGAGCAGGAATAAATTGACTCATATTCCCGAGGAGATCGGGCAGCTGGTGGCACTGGTCAACCTTTGGTTGGACAATAATGGCATCACATATCTACCAGATTCTATCGTAGACTTGGAGAAGTTGGAGGAACTTGTTCTACAGGGTAACCAAATAGCCATACTTCCAGAAAATTTTGGAAATCTGTCCAAAGTGAACATTTGGAAGGTGAAGGACAACCCGCTCATCCAGCCTCCGTATGAAGTGTGTATGAAGGGTATCCCTTACATCGCAGCCTATCAGAAGGAGCTGGCGCAGTCGCAGCTTGCCGTGAAGCCTCGGCTCAAGCTGGTTCTGATGGGGAAGAAGAGCGCAGGGAAAACCCGACTCAGGCAGAGCGTGGTGAGGACGCAGCAGGACGTCCAAGGAGTCCAGGGCAGCAACGGAATCGAAGTGACGAACTGGGTGGCGGACGCTGATCGTAGTCTTACGTTTCTAGTGTATGATCTGTCAGGGAAGCAAAACTATGACCTCATCAAACCCTTCTTCCTCTCAGCCGGTGCTCTCTACGTCCTCGTTGTGAATCTTAAAGCTTATTCACCTAAGAACTTCTACGCCCACGTTGGGTATTTCCTGCACCTCCTCGGTGCCAAAGTTCCccatgctgttgtgtgtgtagTGGGGACGCATGCGGACCTGTGTGAcgaggtggagctggaggagaagagccTCGACATCCACCGACAGATTGGTCTGCAGGAGAAGAACGACATCCAGAGTCTCAGGAGTCTAGCTCTGCAGGTGGATCAGGCGCTAGAGCAGGGCTTCAGCGTTCGCTCCTTCAGCCCTCACCTCCTTTTCTATGGCGTCTCCGACAGGAACCTGAGACGGAAGAAATCCCTGCTGCAGTACATGCTGAACCACCGTCTGCAGATCTTGTCGCCGGTGATGAGTGTCAGCTCCACGGAGACCCAGAAGAACATTAAGAGGCTACGGGAGAAGCTCATGTCGGTGGCGGACCACAGGGAGATCTTCCCCAACCTCCATCGTGTGCTGCCAAAGTCCTGGCAGATGTTGGAGGAGTTACACTTGAAGCCCACAGACCTGTGGCTGTCGTGGTGGGACTCGGCCCGTCTGGGCCTCCAGGCGGGGCTGACGGAAGACAGACTCCAAAGCGCTTTGTCCTACCTGCACGAGAGTGGGAAGCTGCTCTACTTTGAGGATAGCCTCACCCTGAAGGAGTACGTCTTTCACAACCTGCCTCGATTCATTGCGATTGTCAACGTCTTTTTCCAGCGGGACGAAACTGCGCTGTTGGAGCGGCTCCTCTCCGAGGGAGAGTGGGGGGATAAGGGGAGTCTGGTCATCGAGGATGAGAAGGATGACAACCTCAGGGTGACTCATTTGCAGCACCATGTGGAAGGCTTTCTCCAGCAGGGACTTCTTCCCTCTAACGTGATCCGCCTGCTGCTCAGACCGCTCATCCAGACCCAGCAGGACCTCCATCTCATCATGGAGCTCCTCGAGAAGATGGGGGTCTGCTACTGCATCAACAAACCCCGCAGCAAGCCTCTGAACGGAGCCACAGCCTGGTACAAATTCCCCAGCTACGCCAACAGTCACGAGGCCCAGATGGAGGCATCGGTCGGGAGGACTTCCTTGCCTCCATGTCCCTTCTTCTCCTTGGAGCAGCTATACATCCAGTACCGCTTCCCCCTCCTGTTTCCCCCGGGACTCTTCGCTCGCTTCAGCGTGCAGATAAACAGCCACGTGGTTCAGAGATCGGACGACAGACAGCGCATCTTCGCTTATCGAGGGAAAGTTCCGGTGGTGATCAGCCACCAGTCCTCCAAAGGGAAGCTGCAGCCGGAGACACTTTCCATCGCCAGCCACGCTTCACTGCCCAACATCTGGACGGCGTGGCAGGCCATCACGCcgctggtggaggagctgaatGTGTTGCTGCAGGAGTGGCCCGGCCTGCACTACTCCGTACATATCCTGTGTTCCAAGTGCCTGAAGCGAGGTTCATCCAACCCACATGCCTTTCCAG